From Paenibacillus graminis, a single genomic window includes:
- a CDS encoding DUF4349 domain-containing protein, protein MQKRGLHYLFYLLGLLMFAVVVAGCGSGENNDAAGNSLMKADTASTEASVDGGAAQNASADVAEQSMSSEAEAPAAKGTKGGGGNSAADSMDAAQTSKGTAGFTGSDVVAGLNKKLIYHANLTMEVKDYAAAQTEVRNMVTLANGYIIEFSESTSEYERGGTFILKVPASGFSPFLSSLEKIKNEKLQRQIQGQDVSEEYVDLESRLKAKQLMESQYIEFMKKATKSADLVAFANQLGAIQEEIETIKGRMRYIDQNVSFSTVELRLYQTDESLNITKTKEQGPLMNRASDALQGSLHALSVMFQWIFIFLAAAFPVLIIAAIVVLVVLWLRRKAKPRDHEKVERTRMANREPHQPKPQKADEQPAPAQVEDEFDDQKPE, encoded by the coding sequence ATGCAAAAAAGGGGTCTGCATTATCTGTTTTATCTATTGGGATTATTGATGTTTGCTGTGGTTGTGGCAGGGTGCGGGTCTGGAGAAAACAACGATGCTGCGGGGAATTCGCTTATGAAGGCGGATACTGCCAGTACGGAGGCCAGCGTAGACGGCGGTGCGGCGCAGAACGCATCAGCAGACGTTGCAGAGCAGTCTATGAGCTCTGAAGCTGAGGCACCTGCCGCCAAAGGGACCAAGGGCGGGGGTGGAAATTCAGCTGCCGACAGCATGGACGCAGCGCAGACGTCAAAGGGAACGGCTGGTTTTACAGGAAGCGACGTTGTGGCAGGACTGAACAAAAAACTGATCTATCACGCCAATCTCACCATGGAAGTGAAGGATTACGCTGCGGCGCAGACAGAGGTCCGGAATATGGTGACCCTTGCCAATGGCTATATAATTGAATTTTCGGAAAGCACATCCGAGTATGAGCGGGGCGGAACCTTTATTCTTAAGGTGCCGGCGTCCGGGTTTTCCCCCTTTCTAAGCAGCCTGGAAAAAATCAAAAACGAAAAGCTTCAGCGTCAGATTCAGGGTCAGGATGTTTCAGAGGAATATGTGGATTTGGAGTCGCGCCTCAAAGCCAAGCAGCTGATGGAGAGCCAGTACATCGAGTTTATGAAAAAGGCAACCAAATCCGCCGACCTCGTAGCGTTTGCGAACCAGCTCGGCGCCATTCAGGAAGAGATTGAGACGATCAAGGGCAGAATGCGCTATATTGACCAGAATGTCTCATTTTCAACAGTTGAGCTTCGCTTGTATCAGACCGATGAAAGCTTGAATATTACAAAGACAAAAGAACAAGGCCCGCTGATGAACCGGGCTTCGGATGCGCTTCAGGGCAGTCTGCACGCGTTATCCGTAATGTTTCAGTGGATCTTCATCTTCCTGGCGGCCGCATTCCCGGTATTGATTATAGCTGCCATTGTGGTGTTGGTTGTGCTCTGGCTCCGCAGAAAAGCCAAGCCGCGGGATCATGAAAAGGTGGAGCGCACGCGGATGGCCAACCGGGAGCCGCATCAGCCGAAGCCGCAAAAGGCGGATGAACAGCCTGCACCTGCGCAGGTTGAAGATGAGTTTGACGATCAAAAGCCGGAGTAA
- the nirB gene encoding nitrite reductase large subunit NirB has protein sequence MTVEREKLVLIGNGMAGVGTVEQILKLGGAYDITVFGSEPHPNYNRIMLSYVLEGSKTIEEIVLNDRQWYADHNITLHTGTTVVRIDEAARQIITDNGMSVPYDKAIIATGSNSFILPVPGSGKEGVVGFRDIADCDAMIAAAKQYRTAAVIGGGLLGLEAAKGLVNLGMDVTVVHLLEDLMERQLDHNASSMLQAELARQGVKFAMGKQTVELTGDERVNGLRFSDGTELAADFVVMAVGIKPNTLLAHESGITVNRGIVVDDYLQTSMPGVYSVGECTEHRGTCYGLVAPLFEQGSVLAKHLCGVPTQPYEGSVVATKLKISGVDVFSAGEFTETAEHTVISSKDEWKRTYKKILLKNNTIVGAVLFGDVTESANLQKLVKQGAEMTDEIYSEVMGTGCCGGGGAKKGMSVETMADEEIVCGCNGVTKKAIVDAVTENGFTTVDEIKACTGATRSCGGCKPVVEQILQFVLGDSFQQSAKQGICACTTLSRDEIVAEITAKGLKTTKEVMHVLDWKQAEGCSKCRPAVNYYLGMLYPDTHEDEKESRFVNERMSANIQKDGTFTVVPRMYGGVTTPEDLKRIADVSLKYDVKVVKVTGGQRLDLIGVKKEDVPKVWEELDMPSGYAYAKSLRTVKTCVGSQFCRFGTQDSMGMGALLERKYERLDFPAKFKMAVNGCPRNCAESCTKDIGIVGNDGGWEIFIGGNGGIKPRIADSFCKVKTDEELIEVCSAVMQYYRETGNYLERTSEWVERMGLVQIQQVILDNEDNRKELAARIDFALAQVSDPWKKMLDDQETRTALFEQTRV, from the coding sequence ATGACAGTGGAGAGAGAAAAGCTAGTACTCATTGGTAACGGCATGGCAGGTGTAGGGACGGTAGAGCAGATTTTGAAGCTCGGCGGCGCTTATGATATTACTGTATTCGGCAGTGAGCCGCACCCCAATTACAATCGGATTATGCTGTCCTACGTGCTTGAAGGAAGTAAAACCATAGAGGAGATCGTGCTGAATGACCGCCAGTGGTATGCGGATCACAATATTACGCTGCACACAGGAACGACCGTGGTCCGAATCGATGAAGCGGCGCGGCAGATTATCACAGATAACGGGATGTCAGTTCCTTATGACAAGGCGATCATTGCTACAGGCTCGAATTCGTTCATTCTTCCTGTGCCGGGCAGCGGCAAAGAAGGGGTAGTGGGCTTCCGCGATATTGCGGATTGCGATGCTATGATTGCGGCAGCCAAGCAATACCGTACGGCGGCAGTGATCGGCGGCGGACTGCTCGGACTGGAAGCAGCCAAAGGACTTGTGAACCTCGGGATGGACGTAACGGTAGTCCACCTTCTGGAAGATCTGATGGAACGGCAGCTGGACCACAATGCTTCCTCGATGCTTCAGGCGGAGCTTGCGCGACAGGGCGTGAAATTTGCTATGGGCAAACAGACGGTTGAACTGACTGGTGATGAGCGTGTGAACGGCCTGCGTTTCAGTGACGGAACGGAGCTGGCAGCGGATTTTGTGGTTATGGCCGTTGGGATTAAGCCCAACACGCTACTGGCCCATGAGAGCGGCATTACGGTTAACCGCGGGATTGTAGTTGATGATTATCTGCAAACCTCGATGCCGGGTGTATATTCTGTTGGCGAATGTACGGAACACAGAGGGACCTGCTACGGACTGGTAGCACCGCTGTTCGAGCAGGGAAGTGTACTCGCGAAGCACCTCTGCGGCGTACCGACTCAGCCTTATGAAGGTTCGGTTGTTGCCACCAAGCTGAAAATCTCCGGAGTGGATGTTTTCTCAGCCGGTGAGTTCACGGAAACCGCTGAGCATACGGTCATCTCGTCCAAAGATGAATGGAAGCGGACCTATAAGAAGATTTTGCTCAAAAACAACACGATTGTCGGAGCAGTTCTGTTCGGTGATGTCACAGAATCGGCCAATCTGCAGAAGCTGGTGAAGCAGGGTGCAGAGATGACCGACGAGATATACAGCGAGGTTATGGGCACCGGCTGCTGCGGCGGAGGCGGAGCGAAGAAAGGCATGTCGGTAGAGACGATGGCGGATGAAGAGATTGTCTGCGGCTGCAACGGCGTGACCAAAAAAGCCATTGTCGATGCCGTAACGGAGAATGGCTTCACGACTGTGGATGAGATCAAGGCCTGCACCGGAGCTACCCGTTCCTGCGGCGGCTGCAAGCCTGTCGTAGAGCAGATCCTGCAGTTTGTCCTCGGAGACAGCTTCCAGCAGAGTGCCAAACAGGGAATCTGCGCCTGCACCACCTTGAGCCGGGACGAAATTGTGGCCGAAATCACCGCGAAAGGCCTGAAAACGACCAAAGAGGTCATGCATGTGCTGGACTGGAAGCAGGCTGAGGGCTGCTCGAAATGCCGTCCGGCCGTGAACTATTATCTCGGTATGCTCTACCCGGATACGCATGAGGATGAGAAGGAATCGCGCTTCGTCAATGAACGGATGAGTGCGAATATTCAGAAGGATGGCACCTTCACGGTTGTGCCGCGCATGTATGGCGGGGTAACAACACCGGAGGATTTGAAGCGGATTGCCGATGTTTCCTTGAAATATGATGTAAAAGTAGTGAAGGTAACCGGAGGACAGCGTCTGGACCTGATTGGAGTCAAAAAAGAGGATGTGCCCAAGGTATGGGAAGAGCTTGATATGCCGTCGGGTTATGCTTACGCGAAATCGCTCCGTACTGTAAAAACCTGTGTAGGTTCCCAGTTCTGCCGGTTTGGCACTCAGGATTCTATGGGTATGGGGGCGCTGCTTGAGCGTAAATACGAACGTCTTGATTTTCCGGCCAAGTTCAAAATGGCGGTTAACGGCTGCCCGCGCAACTGTGCAGAATCCTGTACTAAGGATATCGGCATCGTCGGCAACGATGGGGGCTGGGAAATCTTCATTGGCGGTAACGGCGGAATCAAGCCGCGGATCGCGGACTCCTTCTGCAAAGTGAAAACCGATGAAGAGCTGATTGAGGTCTGCTCAGCCGTCATGCAGTATTACCGTGAGACCGGCAATTATCTGGAGCGGACCTCCGAGTGGGTGGAACGCATGGGACTTGTGCAGATTCAGCAGGTGATTCTGGACAACGAAGACAACCGCAAGGAGCTGGCGGCCCGGATTGATTTTGCCCTGGCACAGGTTTCTGATCCATGGAAAAAAATGCTGGATGACCAAGAGACGCGTACCGCATTGTTCGAGCAGACAAGAGTCTGA
- the ric gene encoding iron-sulfur cluster repair di-iron protein encodes MTAKQFNNTVTETSVHFSGEAMVRDIVLQFPKAADYFKAQRIDFCCGGAKPLAEAAAEKGLDTGAVLQDLNKLRAEHPVLEEDTAWNEASSEELVEYIINKHHRYLREELPLIAQNVTKVFRVHGEDSPHLAEVYRLFHTLREELLEHTAKEEESEFPKMLAYEKNPTEDSLTELRGLLRTLEEEHDGAGDILRELRRVTGDFTPPEHACTTYRLTYARLEELEGMTFEHVHLENNILFLRYQ; translated from the coding sequence ATGACGGCCAAACAATTTAACAATACAGTGACGGAAACCTCCGTCCATTTTTCCGGTGAAGCGATGGTTAGAGATATCGTCCTTCAATTCCCCAAAGCGGCGGATTATTTCAAGGCACAGCGGATTGATTTCTGCTGCGGAGGTGCGAAACCTCTGGCAGAGGCTGCAGCAGAAAAAGGGCTTGATACAGGAGCAGTGCTCCAGGACCTGAACAAGCTGCGGGCCGAACATCCGGTGCTGGAAGAAGATACGGCTTGGAATGAAGCTTCGTCAGAAGAGCTGGTCGAATACATTATCAATAAGCATCACAGATATTTGCGCGAGGAGCTGCCGCTGATTGCCCAGAATGTGACGAAGGTCTTCCGTGTACATGGTGAGGACTCTCCGCACTTGGCGGAAGTGTACCGGCTGTTCCATACACTGCGGGAGGAATTGCTGGAGCATACGGCCAAGGAAGAAGAAAGCGAGTTCCCCAAAATGCTGGCTTATGAAAAGAATCCTACAGAGGACAGCCTGACTGAGCTGCGTGGACTTCTGCGTACGCTGGAAGAGGAGCATGACGGGGCGGGCGATATTTTGCGCGAGCTGCGGAGAGTTACCGGTGACTTCACACCGCCGGAGCATGCCTGCACAACCTACCGTCTAACCTATGCCCGGCTTGAAGAGCTGGAGGGAATGACCTTTGAGCATGTCCATCTGGAGAATAATATCCTGTTCCTGCGCTACCAATAG
- a CDS encoding DUF1540 domain-containing protein: MAKDVQCAVNSCTYWAEENRCNAESIFVAYHSSKQPSNAEETDCQTFERK; this comes from the coding sequence ATGGCAAAAGACGTACAATGCGCAGTGAATTCCTGCACCTACTGGGCAGAGGAAAACAGATGCAATGCCGAATCCATCTTTGTGGCCTACCACAGTTCAAAACAGCCTTCAAATGCTGAGGAAACAGACTGCCAAACCTTTGAAAGAAAATAA
- a CDS encoding TVP38/TMEM64 family protein produces MRKWLTVLLYVSGIILAFIYRYDILAWLRQDHNALLGLSAAALLALFPVVPYKLIIGIYGYAYGSLTAAVICWSASTLAGAVIYGIVKYMFQEKASKYLASVPALGKFTSAVQRRPFAAVVLARLAPVIPQMAVNIYAGAAGLPFWSYLAASGLGKIPGIALYAFLGGQLFSHPRSGLMAILVYVVVLALAVLALRPRSLWTKE; encoded by the coding sequence ATGAGAAAATGGCTGACGGTATTGCTGTATGTTTCGGGGATTATCCTCGCGTTTATCTACAGATATGACATCCTGGCCTGGCTGCGTCAGGACCACAATGCGCTTCTGGGGCTAAGTGCCGCCGCTTTACTGGCGCTCTTCCCTGTGGTGCCTTATAAGCTGATCATCGGGATATACGGTTATGCCTACGGAAGTCTGACCGCTGCGGTGATCTGCTGGAGTGCCTCCACCCTGGCCGGGGCGGTTATCTATGGCATTGTTAAATACATGTTCCAGGAAAAAGCCAGTAAATATCTGGCTTCTGTGCCTGCCCTGGGCAAATTCACATCTGCCGTGCAGCGGAGGCCGTTTGCCGCTGTAGTCCTCGCCCGGCTGGCTCCTGTCATCCCGCAGATGGCGGTCAACATTTACGCAGGGGCTGCCGGTTTACCCTTTTGGAGCTATCTCGCCGCATCTGGGCTCGGCAAAATCCCCGGCATCGCCTTATATGCTTTTCTTGGAGGCCAGCTCTTCAGCCATCCGCGAAGCGGGCTGATGGCAATCCTGGTATATGTGGTTGTGCTCGCTCTGGCTGTATTAGCGCTCCGCCCGCGGTCGCTTTGGACCAAGGAATGA
- a CDS encoding LPXTG cell wall anchor domain-containing protein, which translates to MSGVLAILVALCVITAAWMGPSGKTSEGTGTGPAVLMISTAVGLVILGAVFWIRRRNNRDEA; encoded by the coding sequence TTGAGTGGGGTTCTGGCGATTCTTGTCGCGCTATGCGTCATTACCGCCGCCTGGATGGGCCCATCCGGCAAAACATCTGAGGGTACCGGCACCGGACCGGCGGTTCTGATGATTTCTACAGCAGTTGGACTGGTCATCCTGGGTGCGGTGTTCTGGATCAGAAGAAGAAACAACCGGGATGAAGCATAG
- a CDS encoding winged helix-turn-helix transcriptional regulator: protein MEEHQLTMCPRFESAFSFLGKRWNGLIIQTLMSGPKRFKDISGLIPSMSDKMLSERMKDLECEGILVRHVYPETPVRIEYELTTKGRALEPVMQQIQSWAESWVE, encoded by the coding sequence ATGGAAGAACATCAATTGACGATGTGCCCTCGATTCGAATCGGCCTTCTCCTTCTTAGGTAAACGTTGGAATGGACTTATTATTCAGACATTGATGAGCGGACCCAAACGGTTCAAGGATATTTCCGGTCTAATCCCGTCGATGAGCGATAAGATGTTGTCCGAACGAATGAAGGACCTGGAGTGTGAAGGAATTCTGGTACGCCATGTGTACCCGGAAACACCCGTACGCATCGAGTATGAACTGACAACCAAAGGCCGTGCGCTTGAGCCGGTTATGCAGCAGATTCAGTCTTGGGCGGAGAGCTGGGTCGAATAA
- the msrB gene encoding peptide-methionine (R)-S-oxide reductase MsrB: protein MSDVQSDNISSNTEKATFAGGCFWCMVSPFEELPGIVEIVSGYTGGHTVNPTYEEVCSETTGHVEAVQITFNPDIFPYTKLLELFWQQIDPTDAGGQFYDRGTSYGTAIFTHSEAQRQQAEASKAALQASGHFSAPIVTPILPAKPFYRAEEYHQGYHHKNPGHYKRYRQGSGRDAFIEEHWKHKEDKASLKDRLTPLQYEVTQNNATESPFRNEFWDHHGDGIYVDIVSGEPLFSSRDKFDSGCGWPSFTRPIRDYSVKEKTDLSHLMIRTEVRSKTADSHLGHVFNDGPGPNGLRYCINSAALRFVPKEDLEKEGYGEYRALFQHA, encoded by the coding sequence ATGAGTGATGTTCAATCTGACAATATAAGCAGTAATACGGAAAAAGCCACATTTGCCGGGGGCTGCTTCTGGTGCATGGTATCTCCTTTTGAAGAACTGCCGGGGATTGTCGAGATCGTATCCGGGTATACCGGCGGACATACCGTTAACCCGACCTATGAGGAGGTTTGCTCAGAAACCACGGGACATGTGGAAGCGGTGCAGATCACCTTTAATCCCGATATTTTCCCATATACCAAGCTGCTGGAGCTGTTCTGGCAGCAGATTGATCCAACCGATGCCGGCGGGCAGTTCTATGACCGCGGAACTTCATACGGTACCGCTATTTTTACCCATTCCGAAGCGCAGCGGCAACAGGCGGAAGCCTCAAAGGCGGCACTCCAGGCCAGCGGGCATTTCTCCGCTCCGATTGTGACGCCCATTCTGCCGGCCAAGCCGTTTTACCGTGCAGAAGAGTACCACCAGGGTTATCATCACAAGAATCCCGGCCACTATAAACGGTACCGCCAGGGCTCCGGCCGGGACGCCTTTATTGAGGAGCACTGGAAGCACAAGGAAGATAAGGCCAGTCTGAAGGATCGGCTGACCCCGCTGCAATATGAAGTCACTCAGAACAATGCGACCGAATCCCCTTTCCGCAACGAATTCTGGGACCATCACGGGGATGGCATCTATGTGGACATTGTATCCGGAGAGCCGCTGTTCAGCTCCCGGGACAAATTTGATTCCGGCTGCGGCTGGCCCAGCTTCACCCGTCCGATCCGTGATTATTCGGTCAAAGAGAAAACAGATCTCAGCCATCTGATGATCCGCACCGAAGTCCGCAGCAAAACAGCCGATTCCCATCTTGGGCATGTCTTCAACGACGGCCCCGGCCCAAATGGCCTGCGATACTGCATTAACTCAGCGGCATTGCGTTTTGTTCCAAAAGAAGACTTGGAGAAAGAAGGCTACGGCGAATACCGCGCGCTGTTCCAACATGCTTAA
- a CDS encoding Gfo/Idh/MocA family protein produces MEITERTKVAMVGLGDIARKVYLPLLSRHDQVEVVGVLSHSPSTVQGAVHSYRFPRGTTDLNELLSWGPDAVFVHSPTPTHYDIVMKCLNHGISVYVDKPLSYDLEESRRMAGFAEEKGLLLGVGFNRRYAPMYTAAKAWLDTTGGISACQAFKHRTRLQSGSSRETVHDDLIHMLDLLLWLCGEDAELLHSSLKADAAGRLLQSSGMLGWNQGATGVYSMVRDAGADLEKLELHGNGRSVEVVDMERATLYEKGSLPRIQNFGSWDTVLERRGFSGAVNHFLSSMDTPAQCGISASSILPSHELAAKLAD; encoded by the coding sequence ATGGAAATTACCGAACGCACTAAGGTGGCGATGGTTGGCCTCGGCGACATCGCCCGCAAAGTCTATCTGCCGCTGCTCTCCCGCCATGATCAGGTAGAAGTGGTGGGTGTGCTCAGCCATTCGCCGTCTACTGTGCAGGGGGCAGTCCATTCTTACCGTTTTCCCAGAGGCACTACGGATTTGAATGAGCTGTTGTCCTGGGGGCCGGATGCGGTATTTGTGCATAGCCCAACCCCGACACATTATGATATTGTTATGAAATGTTTAAATCATGGAATATCAGTATATGTGGACAAGCCGCTGTCTTATGATCTGGAAGAATCGCGCCGGATGGCCGGCTTCGCTGAAGAGAAGGGGCTGCTTCTGGGTGTGGGCTTCAACCGCCGCTACGCGCCCATGTATACGGCCGCCAAAGCCTGGCTGGATACAACAGGCGGCATCAGCGCCTGCCAGGCGTTCAAGCACCGGACCAGGCTGCAATCCGGCAGCAGCCGTGAGACTGTCCATGACGACCTGATCCATATGCTGGATCTGCTGCTCTGGTTATGCGGGGAAGACGCTGAACTGCTGCACAGCAGTCTGAAAGCTGATGCTGCAGGCCGGCTGCTGCAGTCTTCCGGGATGCTGGGCTGGAATCAGGGTGCGACCGGTGTGTACAGCATGGTACGGGATGCGGGTGCAGACCTGGAGAAGCTGGAGCTGCACGGCAATGGCAGGTCTGTAGAGGTTGTGGATATGGAACGGGCCACGCTGTACGAGAAAGGTTCACTGCCGCGCATTCAGAATTTCGGGAGCTGGGATACCGTGCTTGAACGCAGGGGTTTCAGTGGTGCGGTGAATCATTTTTTGAGCAGCATGGACACACCAGCGCAATGCGGCATATCTGCTTCATCCATCCTGCCCAGCCATGAGCTGGCAGCGAAATTAGCTGATTAA
- the nirD gene encoding nitrite reductase small subunit NirD → MKTATQEYAVGKVQDFLLQIGRVVVAGGVELAIFRTSDGDIHAIENRSPHPKGGPLAEGIISGSYLYDPLYDWKIDLRSGEVQAPDHGKVKVYPVVLDGDSVTVSL, encoded by the coding sequence ATGAAAACTGCGACACAAGAATATGCTGTAGGCAAAGTGCAGGACTTCCTGCTGCAGATTGGCCGGGTTGTCGTTGCGGGAGGGGTGGAGCTGGCAATATTCCGCACCTCTGACGGAGATATTCATGCTATAGAGAACCGCAGTCCGCATCCAAAAGGCGGTCCGCTGGCCGAGGGTATCATCTCCGGCAGTTATCTGTATGATCCGCTGTATGACTGGAAGATCGATCTGCGCAGCGGCGAAGTGCAGGCCCCGGATCACGGCAAGGTGAAGGTTTACCCGGTAGTCCTGGACGGAGATAGTGTAACGGTTAGCTTGTAG
- a CDS encoding Crp/Fnr family transcriptional regulator, which translates to MIKEHYNVIEAHGNTNCFSEQNFNRLLVTMKERMVPEGSHLFWEGDYSDKLFYIKRGRVKLTKSTDEGKELILYMYQAGDMVGQADPFFSTKHSFTAEVIEESEVGVIEQKDLEILICQHCDFAIDFMKWMGIHHRLTQTKFRDLMMYGKPGALCSTLIRLGNTYGEKTGDSILINKKITHTDLSNMIGATRESVNRMLSDLRKKDAVEYENGMIVIKDLSMLQDICHCELCPNEICRI; encoded by the coding sequence ATGATAAAGGAACATTATAATGTTATCGAAGCCCACGGAAATACAAACTGTTTCTCCGAACAGAACTTTAACCGGCTTCTGGTCACAATGAAAGAGCGCATGGTGCCGGAAGGCTCTCACCTGTTTTGGGAGGGCGACTACTCGGATAAATTGTTTTATATCAAACGTGGACGTGTGAAATTAACCAAATCTACTGACGAAGGCAAAGAACTTATTCTGTATATGTATCAGGCAGGCGATATGGTAGGTCAGGCAGACCCATTCTTCAGCACCAAGCACAGCTTCACCGCCGAAGTGATTGAAGAAAGCGAAGTTGGCGTTATCGAGCAGAAGGATCTGGAGATTCTGATCTGCCAGCATTGTGATTTTGCCATTGACTTTATGAAATGGATGGGTATCCATCACCGTCTCACACAGACAAAATTCCGTGATCTGATGATGTACGGCAAGCCTGGCGCACTCTGCTCCACGCTGATTCGGCTGGGGAATACCTATGGCGAGAAGACCGGAGACAGCATTCTGATCAACAAAAAAATTACGCATACGGATCTCTCCAACATGATCGGTGCTACCCGTGAGAGCGTCAACCGCATGCTGAGCGATCTGCGTAAAAAAGATGCTGTGGAATATGAGAACGGCATGATCGTCATCAAGGATCTTTCGATGCTTCAGGACATCTGCCACTGTGAATTATGTCCGAACGAAATTTGCCGCATTTAA
- a CDS encoding formate/nitrite transporter family protein encodes MFTQSVENIVETAASKRDKMNESLPKYFLAALLAGAYVGIGIILIFSLGAPLAAVKSPFQPLIMGTSFGIALTLVVFAGSELFTGNNMFFTVSTLAGRTSVWDTVKNWIIVFIGNVAGAVVLALLIRGTGLFSAAPAEHLIFTASAKKMSLPFSELFFRGILCNWLVCLALWMSSRAKSETAKLVLIWWCLFAFIASGYEHSVANMTLLSVAVLLPNHPETVSLAGWFHNMIPVTLGNIIGGGVFVGMAYWLISPVRTARTGVISRTEKHVS; translated from the coding sequence GTGTTTACGCAAAGTGTGGAAAATATCGTAGAGACGGCAGCATCCAAACGTGACAAAATGAATGAAAGTCTGCCAAAGTATTTTCTTGCCGCATTGTTGGCCGGAGCTTATGTGGGTATCGGTATTATTCTGATTTTTTCGCTGGGAGCACCGCTGGCGGCGGTTAAATCACCTTTTCAGCCGCTGATTATGGGGACATCCTTCGGGATTGCCCTGACGCTGGTGGTCTTCGCCGGCTCGGAGCTGTTCACCGGGAACAATATGTTTTTCACCGTAAGCACCCTTGCCGGACGGACCAGCGTGTGGGATACGGTGAAGAATTGGATCATCGTCTTTATCGGGAATGTAGCCGGTGCGGTAGTTCTGGCTCTGCTGATCCGGGGCACGGGATTGTTTAGCGCTGCTCCGGCGGAACATCTGATCTTCACCGCATCCGCCAAAAAAATGAGCTTGCCTTTCTCAGAGCTGTTCTTCCGCGGAATTCTCTGTAACTGGCTGGTCTGTCTGGCGCTGTGGATGTCCTCGCGTGCCAAAAGCGAAACTGCCAAGCTGGTGCTGATCTGGTGGTGTCTGTTCGCCTTCATCGCGAGCGGCTATGAGCACAGTGTAGCCAATATGACGCTGCTGAGCGTAGCAGTGCTGCTGCCTAATCATCCGGAAACGGTCAGCCTGGCCGGATGGTTTCATAACATGATTCCTGTTACCTTAGGCAATATTATTGGCGGAGGCGTGTTTGTCGGCATGGCATATTGGCTGATTTCTCCGGTGCGGACAGCACGCACAGGCGTGATCAGCAGGACCGAAAAACATGTAAGCTAG